A region of Carnobacterium gallinarum DSM 4847 DNA encodes the following proteins:
- a CDS encoding CdiA family toxin C-terminal domain-containing protein produces the protein MVNSAILAIGAALPWKIAMGLGLVSGSVNSYEAISGNTIGGRELSGKERILRGVFGALDLALVGYSGVKGFKNRGSKVPEIPEKASGAGNLKIGENAKNHLKNVEGISTKKGISGGHNADEFYKALQSQGINGDDLVISKTSHPTIDGVYEVEYRIPRKDITGNVADPVTYKNARDPKTLYDPSIISDDKMYELGSEAMQNGKLINGRIEGTASNGLNFIGYLDEFGNVKNFYPILD, from the coding sequence GTGGTAAATTCTGCTATATTGGCTATTGGAGCGGCATTGCCATGGAAAATAGCGATGGGATTAGGCTTGGTATCAGGTAGTGTGAACAGTTATGAAGCAATCTCAGGAAACACAATTGGTGGTCGAGAGTTAAGCGGAAAAGAGCGCATTCTGCGTGGAGTATTTGGTGCATTGGATCTTGCATTAGTGGGATATAGTGGTGTGAAAGGGTTTAAGAATAGAGGGAGTAAGGTTCCTGAAATTCCTGAGAAAGCTAGTGGGGCTGGGAATTTAAAAATTGGTGAAAATGCGAAAAATCATTTAAAAAATGTTGAAGGAATAAGTACCAAAAAAGGAATTAGTGGTGGGCATAATGCAGATGAGTTTTATAAAGCTTTACAGAGTCAAGGTATTAATGGAGATGATTTAGTCATTTCTAAAACCTCTCATCCAACTATTGATGGCGTTTATGAAGTAGAATATAGAATACCAAGAAAAGATATAACAGGAAATGTTGCGGACCCTGTTACTTATAAAAATGCGAGAGACCCGAAAACACTTTATGATCCATCTATTATTAGTGATGACAAAATGTATGAATTAGGGTCTGAAGCTATGCAAAATGGGAAGTTAATCAATGGAAGGATTGAAGGTACTGCTTCAAATGGTTTAAATTTTATTGGTTATCTTGATGAGTTTGGAAATGTAAAGAATTTTTATCCAATTTTGGACTAA
- a CDS encoding deaminase domain-containing protein has protein sequence MNLVVNTVVNGAVLAIGAALPWKIAMGLGLVSGSVNSYEGISGNTIGGRKLSGKERILRGVFGTLDLALAGYSGVKGFKNRGSKVPEVPEKAGGLTKTQKVENFQKRGDKLREQMPNKRLRADGNVAIADVQIDGLKNEYVAHSGIHSDSSKGYDLADFSVTKDKKALTSYVDDRFPRFNDTEAKILEDIASKIDFNTKGVIDLYTELPTCQSCTNLILEFRYKYPKVTLNIYTKY, from the coding sequence ATGAATTTAGTAGTCAATACCGTGGTAAATGGAGCAGTATTGGCTATCGGAGCGGCATTGCCATGGAAAATAGCGATGGGATTAGGCTTGGTTTCAGGTAGTGTGAACAGTTATGAAGGAATCTCTGGAAACACGATTGGTGGCCGAAAGTTAAGCGGAAAAGAGCGCATTTTGCGTGGAGTATTTGGCACATTGGATCTTGCATTAGCGGGGTACAGTGGTGTGAAAGGGTTTAAGAATAGAGGGAGTAAGGTTCCTGAAGTTCCTGAGAAAGCTGGTGGACTTACTAAAACACAAAAAGTTGAGAATTTTCAAAAAAGAGGCGACAAATTAAGAGAGCAAATGCCAAATAAGCGTTTGAGAGCGGATGGAAATGTCGCAATTGCAGATGTACAAATAGATGGATTAAAAAATGAATATGTAGCTCATAGTGGAATTCATAGCGATTCTAGTAAGGGTTATGATTTAGCAGATTTTTCAGTTACTAAAGATAAAAAAGCTTTAACATCATATGTGGATGACAGGTTTCCAAGATTTAATGACACAGAAGCAAAAATTTTGGAGGATATTGCTTCAAAAATTGATTTCAACACTAAAGGAGTTATAGATTTATACACAGAATTACCTACATGTCAAAGTTGTACGAATCTTATATTAGAATTTAGATACAAATATCCAAAGGTAACGTTGAATATATATACTAAATATTAA
- a CDS encoding DUF5081 family protein has product MKKDVFSAQEVYVLMDILGGTELFGFPELYLVGLTALESSEVGVERLQKKQVVTKENQLTSIGMTLLKILERYCESETYVMVENHFLVPDEKETICLEKVQEGYRLSVLPGKALLEKLYHEYELVRREATEEELTFKKQRLRRSELRQLGLEEAEFNVAPLSIGKVSPSESGISKEEWVFFELENQLYAVSPSEEYVYKMSHYWLTHWLVEELKVSYELPEGVTA; this is encoded by the coding sequence ATGAAAAAAGATGTTTTTTCAGCACAAGAAGTATATGTGCTGATGGATATTTTAGGGGGAACTGAGTTATTTGGATTCCCAGAACTGTATTTAGTTGGTTTAACGGCACTAGAAAGTAGTGAAGTTGGGGTTGAAAGACTACAAAAGAAACAGGTCGTTACGAAAGAAAACCAGTTAACCTCTATTGGAATGACTCTATTGAAAATTTTAGAACGTTATTGTGAAAGTGAAACGTATGTGATGGTTGAAAATCATTTCCTCGTTCCAGATGAAAAAGAAACGATTTGTCTAGAAAAAGTACAAGAAGGCTATCGACTCTCTGTTTTACCAGGGAAAGCGTTATTAGAAAAGTTGTACCATGAGTATGAGCTAGTTCGACGAGAAGCAACTGAGGAAGAATTGACATTTAAGAAGCAACGCTTGCGTCGTTCAGAGTTGAGACAATTAGGTTTAGAAGAAGCGGAATTTAACGTAGCTCCACTTTCTATCGGGAAAGTTAGTCCGTCAGAATCTGGAATCAGCAAAGAAGAATGGGTCTTTTTTGAGTTAGAAAATCAACTGTACGCTGTCTCTCCTTCCGAAGAATATGTGTATAAAATGAGCCACTATTGGTTGACTCACTGGTTGGTAGAAGAATTAAAGGTATCCTATGAATTGCCAGAAGGAGTGACAGCCTAA
- the thrB gene encoding homoserine kinase: MKIKVPGTTANLGPGFDSCGLALQLYLTLEVGDSQAEWEVIHELGSGIPTDASNVIVTTALSLAPNLTPKKLLMTSEVPSTRGLGSSSAAIVAGIELANQLAELNLTSEEKIKIATKIEGHPDNVAPAVLGDFVVAAKIDDEVFALQQEFPDTGVIAFIPQTELLTSESRNVLPQELVYSEAVKASSIANVMIAAVAKNDLYLAGKMMEQDLWHEVYRKALIPHLEEVRQLSNSHGAYGTFLSGAGPTVLVLTPKDKLKEIMNQLHQVDPTALIQEFAIDRQGVQVIA; this comes from the coding sequence ATGAAAATTAAAGTTCCCGGAACAACAGCTAATTTAGGTCCTGGATTTGATTCTTGTGGTTTGGCATTACAACTTTATCTAACATTAGAAGTTGGTGATTCACAAGCAGAATGGGAAGTTATACATGAATTAGGTTCAGGAATCCCTACTGATGCCAGTAATGTGATTGTGACAACAGCTCTTTCTTTAGCGCCTAACCTAACACCTAAAAAATTATTGATGACTTCAGAAGTTCCTTCAACTAGAGGCTTAGGAAGCAGTTCTGCTGCAATTGTAGCTGGAATTGAATTAGCAAATCAGTTAGCTGAACTGAATTTGACTTCTGAGGAGAAAATTAAAATTGCCACAAAAATTGAAGGTCATCCAGATAATGTAGCTCCAGCTGTTTTAGGTGATTTTGTCGTTGCTGCAAAAATTGATGATGAAGTATTTGCTCTTCAACAGGAGTTTCCTGATACAGGTGTGATTGCTTTTATCCCACAAACTGAGTTGTTGACTAGCGAAAGTCGTAATGTATTACCACAAGAGCTAGTTTATTCAGAGGCGGTAAAAGCCAGCTCAATCGCTAATGTCATGATTGCAGCAGTTGCCAAAAATGATCTTTACCTAGCTGGAAAGATGATGGAACAAGATTTATGGCATGAAGTTTATCGCAAAGCATTAATTCCGCATTTGGAGGAAGTTCGTCAGTTAAGCAATTCACATGGAGCTTACGGTACTTTTTTAAGTGGAGCTGGACCAACAGTTTTAGTGCTGACCCCTAAAGATAAATTAAAAGAGATTATGAATCAGCTTCATCAAGTTGATCCAACAGCATTGATTCAAGAATTTGCGATTGATCGTCAAGGTGTTCAGGTTATAGCGTAA